The following are encoded together in the Myxococcus virescens genome:
- a CDS encoding dipeptide/oligopeptide/nickel ABC transporter permease/ATP-binding protein, with protein MRDLLRRLLRQRKAAVGGSILLGFIVLALIGPWLVMDPTELVGRPHQPPSSAHWFGTTGQGQDVLAQTVVGARETLAIGFAVGALVTLLGALIGVTSGYLGRRVDDVLTLTTNVFLVIPGLPLAIVLGAYLPSGPFRMVVVLSLAGWAWNARVFRAEAMALRNRDFVSAAFVAGESRSRIVVRELLPNMASLLGSSFIGNTLYAVGAQVGLEFLGLGDVGAVTWGTNLYWAGNDAALLTRSWWVFVPTGVCIALVGFSLTLLSSAIDEVTNPALKAPLVATTAVRSARSSSADAAPPSGALLSFRDVCIEYATERGPARVVDSVSFDIAPGEVFGLAGESGSGKSTLGYALLRLLPPAASITQGRILLNGTDVTALDETALRAYRWSQVSMVFQSAMSALNPVLTLGDQFHDTLAAHGRTTRAAAHARARELLAMVGLAPQLVGAWPHQLSGGMRQRVGIALALALEPKLVVMDEPTTALDVVVQKELLQRVLELKQRLGFAVLFITHDLPLLLALSDRVGVLQGGKLVELDTAERLRTDARHPYTRLLLSSFPHLSAADAQVPADVTRASSERAPPQAAAQGGGR; from the coding sequence ATGCGTGACCTTCTTCGACGGCTGCTGCGCCAACGCAAGGCGGCGGTGGGCGGGAGCATCCTGCTGGGCTTCATCGTGCTCGCGCTCATCGGGCCCTGGCTGGTGATGGACCCCACGGAGCTGGTGGGCCGCCCCCACCAACCGCCCTCCTCCGCGCACTGGTTCGGCACCACGGGCCAGGGGCAGGACGTGCTGGCGCAGACGGTGGTGGGCGCGCGCGAGACGCTGGCCATCGGCTTCGCGGTGGGCGCGCTCGTCACGCTCCTGGGCGCGCTCATCGGCGTGACGTCCGGGTATCTGGGCCGCCGCGTGGATGACGTGCTGACGCTCACCACCAACGTCTTCCTCGTCATCCCCGGCCTTCCGCTGGCCATCGTCCTGGGCGCCTACCTGCCCTCCGGCCCCTTCCGCATGGTGGTGGTGCTGTCGCTGGCCGGCTGGGCCTGGAACGCGCGCGTCTTCCGCGCCGAGGCCATGGCCCTGCGCAACCGGGACTTCGTCTCCGCCGCGTTCGTCGCGGGAGAGAGCCGCTCGCGCATCGTCGTCCGGGAGCTGCTGCCCAACATGGCGTCGCTGCTGGGCTCGTCGTTCATTGGCAACACGCTCTACGCGGTGGGCGCGCAGGTGGGCCTGGAGTTCCTCGGCCTGGGCGACGTGGGCGCGGTGACGTGGGGTACCAACCTCTACTGGGCCGGCAACGACGCGGCGCTGCTGACGCGCTCCTGGTGGGTCTTCGTGCCCACCGGTGTGTGCATCGCGCTGGTCGGCTTCTCGCTGACGCTGCTCAGCTCCGCCATCGACGAGGTGACCAATCCGGCGCTGAAGGCGCCGCTGGTGGCGACCACGGCGGTCCGCTCGGCGCGGTCCTCTTCGGCGGACGCGGCGCCGCCGTCCGGTGCCCTGCTGAGCTTCCGGGACGTGTGCATCGAATACGCCACGGAGCGTGGGCCCGCGCGGGTGGTGGACTCAGTGTCCTTCGACATCGCGCCCGGTGAGGTGTTCGGACTTGCGGGTGAGTCCGGCAGCGGCAAGTCGACGCTGGGATACGCGCTGCTGCGCCTGCTGCCTCCGGCCGCCAGCATCACGCAGGGCCGCATCCTCCTGAATGGCACGGACGTCACGGCGCTGGATGAAACCGCGCTGCGCGCATACCGCTGGAGCCAGGTGTCCATGGTCTTCCAGAGCGCGATGAGCGCGCTCAACCCGGTGCTCACGCTGGGGGACCAGTTCCACGACACCCTCGCCGCCCATGGGCGGACCACCCGCGCCGCGGCCCATGCCCGGGCACGGGAGCTGCTGGCCATGGTGGGGCTGGCGCCGCAGCTGGTGGGCGCGTGGCCGCACCAGCTCTCCGGTGGAATGCGGCAGCGCGTGGGCATCGCCCTGGCGCTGGCCCTGGAGCCGAAGCTGGTGGTGATGGACGAGCCCACCACGGCGCTGGACGTCGTGGTGCAGAAGGAGTTGCTCCAGCGGGTGCTGGAGTTGAAGCAGCGGCTGGGCTTCGCGGTGCTCTTCATCACGCACGATTTGCCACTGCTGCTCGCGCTTTCGGACCGAGTGGGTGTGCTCCAGGGCGGCAAGCTGGTGGAGTTGGACACCGCCGAGCGCCTGCGCACGGACGCGCGCCACCCATACACGCGCCTGCTGCTGTCCTCCTTCCCCCACCTGAGCGCCGCGGACGCGCAGGTGCCGGCGGACGTGACGCGGGCGAGCTCGGAGCGCGCGCCGCCCCAGGCCGCCGCGCAGGGAGGTGGCCGATGA
- a CDS encoding ABC transporter permease: MAYVLRRLGFYLLAAWASLTLNFVIPRLAPGDPASAMFARFEGRVQPEAMVALRTAFGFTEAPWYVQYATYLKHLLRGDLGLSYAYYPAPVSEVIGTGLLWTLGLAGCAVVISFTVGSMLGVLAAWNRGGWLDATVAPALAFLGAFPYFWLAMLALYLFGFGLGWFPLRHAYSHDLEPALSFTFAADVARHAFLPAASIVAATLGGWMLSMRNTMVATLGTDTLRLAHAKGLPPRQVMLRYAARNALLPNVTGFGMALGFVLSGSLLTEIVFSYPGTGYLLILAVRNQDYPLMQGLFLTITFAVLAANFAVDLLCLWLDPRTRAHA; encoded by the coding sequence ATGGCCTACGTCCTGCGGAGGTTGGGCTTCTACCTGCTGGCGGCCTGGGCGTCCTTGACGCTCAACTTCGTCATCCCCCGGCTGGCGCCCGGTGACCCGGCGTCCGCCATGTTCGCGCGCTTCGAGGGCCGCGTGCAGCCCGAGGCCATGGTGGCGCTGCGCACCGCCTTCGGCTTCACGGAGGCGCCCTGGTACGTGCAGTACGCCACGTACCTGAAGCACCTGCTGCGCGGCGACCTGGGCCTGTCCTACGCGTACTACCCGGCGCCTGTGTCCGAGGTGATTGGCACCGGCCTCTTGTGGACGCTGGGGCTGGCCGGGTGCGCGGTCGTCATCAGCTTCACGGTGGGCTCCATGCTGGGCGTGCTGGCCGCGTGGAACCGCGGCGGGTGGCTGGACGCGACGGTGGCGCCGGCGCTCGCCTTCCTGGGGGCCTTCCCCTACTTCTGGCTGGCCATGCTGGCCCTGTACCTCTTCGGGTTCGGGCTGGGCTGGTTCCCGCTGCGGCACGCGTACTCGCACGACCTGGAGCCGGCGCTGTCCTTCACCTTCGCGGCGGACGTGGCGCGGCACGCCTTCCTGCCCGCGGCCTCCATCGTCGCGGCCACGCTGGGCGGGTGGATGCTGAGCATGCGCAACACCATGGTGGCCACGCTGGGCACGGACACGCTCCGGCTGGCGCACGCGAAGGGACTTCCGCCCCGGCAGGTGATGCTGCGCTACGCCGCGCGCAACGCGCTGCTGCCCAACGTCACGGGCTTCGGCATGGCGCTGGGCTTCGTGCTGAGCGGCTCGCTGCTGACGGAGATTGTCTTCTCGTACCCGGGCACCGGCTACCTGCTCATCCTGGCCGTGCGCAATCAGGACTACCCCCTCATGCAGGGGCTCTTCCTGACCATCACCTTCGCCGTGCTCGCCGCGAACTTCGCCGTGGACCTGCTGTGTCTGTGGCTGGACCCGAGGACCCGCGCCCATGCGTGA
- a CDS encoding ABC transporter substrate-binding protein, producing the protein MRVARWALTLLLVACKVEPRPRPPGVLFVSVEQQSTWVRNFNPLFAGAGARWPTRAGIYECLEIFSPAVGQWTPWLATGHAWSEDRRTLRFTLRPGVRWSDGRPFTADDVAFTFQLLRQHAALDAGGVWRFVEDVRAEDAHTVAFQFSRIYIPGFAELAQQPIVPRHVWEKVADPVTFTNPRPVATGPFTEVTVFRNQVYELGRNPHYWQPGKPAVSALRFLAFPTNDQANLALVEGEVDWAGNFVPAVDRTFVARDPAHHGRWFPLYGSTVFLYPNTTLPPLDDVRVRKALSMALDRERLVEVAMYGYTRPADATALSDAYTAWRDADAAQGAWVKHDLAAAKRLLDEAGLKEGPDGLRRKADGQPLALDIEVVGGWSDWVRAGQVVARDLRKLGVQAQLRTYEFGAWYARLQKGEFQLAISWSLDGPTPYTFYKWQLSPRTVRPVGEVAASNWHRFGDEAADALLTRFERADTEDAQRALMAAVQRRYSELAPSIPLFPNPSWGESNSRRFTGFPTEQNPYARLSPHAEPDSLLVLTSLVPREP; encoded by the coding sequence GTGAGGGTCGCGCGCTGGGCGCTGACACTCCTGTTGGTGGCCTGCAAGGTGGAACCCCGCCCACGGCCGCCCGGAGTGCTGTTCGTCTCCGTGGAGCAACAGAGCACCTGGGTGCGCAACTTCAACCCGCTGTTCGCGGGCGCGGGCGCTCGTTGGCCCACGCGCGCGGGCATCTACGAGTGCCTTGAAATCTTCAGCCCCGCGGTGGGCCAGTGGACGCCCTGGCTGGCCACCGGCCACGCGTGGTCCGAGGACCGCCGCACGCTGCGCTTCACCCTGCGCCCCGGCGTGCGCTGGTCCGATGGAAGGCCCTTCACCGCGGACGACGTGGCCTTCACCTTCCAGTTGCTCAGGCAGCACGCGGCGCTGGACGCGGGCGGCGTGTGGCGCTTCGTGGAGGACGTGCGCGCGGAGGACGCGCACACGGTGGCCTTCCAGTTCTCCCGCATCTACATCCCCGGCTTCGCGGAGCTGGCGCAGCAGCCCATCGTCCCCCGGCACGTCTGGGAGAAGGTGGCGGACCCGGTGACGTTCACCAACCCGCGGCCGGTGGCCACCGGGCCCTTCACCGAGGTCACCGTCTTCCGCAACCAGGTCTACGAGCTGGGCCGCAACCCGCACTACTGGCAGCCCGGCAAGCCCGCCGTCTCCGCGCTGCGCTTCCTGGCCTTCCCCACCAACGACCAGGCCAACCTGGCGCTGGTGGAGGGGGAAGTGGACTGGGCGGGCAACTTCGTCCCCGCCGTGGACCGCACCTTCGTCGCCAGGGACCCGGCGCACCATGGCCGCTGGTTCCCGCTCTACGGCAGCACCGTCTTCCTCTACCCCAACACCACCCTGCCGCCGCTGGACGACGTGCGCGTGCGCAAGGCACTGAGCATGGCGTTGGACCGCGAGCGGCTGGTGGAGGTCGCCATGTACGGCTACACGCGGCCGGCGGACGCCACCGCGCTCAGCGACGCATACACCGCGTGGCGCGACGCGGACGCGGCCCAGGGTGCGTGGGTGAAGCACGACCTGGCGGCGGCGAAGCGGCTGCTGGACGAGGCGGGCTTGAAGGAAGGCCCGGACGGGCTGCGGCGCAAGGCGGATGGCCAGCCGCTCGCGCTGGACATCGAGGTGGTGGGCGGCTGGTCCGACTGGGTGCGCGCCGGACAGGTGGTCGCGCGGGACTTGCGGAAGCTGGGCGTGCAGGCGCAGCTGCGCACCTACGAGTTCGGCGCGTGGTACGCGCGGCTCCAGAAGGGTGAGTTCCAACTGGCCATCTCCTGGTCCCTGGACGGCCCCACGCCGTACACCTTCTACAAGTGGCAGTTGTCCCCGCGCACCGTGCGCCCGGTGGGCGAAGTGGCCGCGTCCAACTGGCACCGCTTCGGTGATGAGGCGGCGGACGCGCTGCTGACGCGCTTCGAGCGCGCGGACACCGAGGACGCGCAGCGCGCGCTGATGGCGGCGGTGCAGCGGCGCTACTCCGAGCTGGCGCCGTCCATCCCCCTCTTCCCCAACCCATCCTGGGGCGAGTCCAACTCGCGGCGCTTCACCGGCTTTCCCACCGAGCAGAACCCCTACGCACGCCTGTCCCCCCATGCCGAGCCCGACAGCCTGCTGGTGCTGACGTCGCTCGTCCCCAGGGAGCCCTGA